One window from the genome of Canis lupus dingo isolate Sandy chromosome 15, ASM325472v2, whole genome shotgun sequence encodes:
- the LRAT gene encoding lecithin retinol acyltransferase isoform X1 produces MKNPMLEALSLLLEKLLLLSNLRLFSAGTAGEDQARRGFYDTSSFLRGDVLEVPRTHLTHYGIYLGDNRVAHMMPDILLALTDDTGLTQKVVSNKRLILGVIGRVASIRVDTVEDFAYGADILVNHLDQSLKKKALLNEEVAQRAEKLLGMTSYSLLWNNCEHFVTYCRFGTPVSPQADKALIPI; encoded by the exons ATGAAGAACCCCATGCTGGAGGCGCTGTCCCTGTTGCTGGAGAAGCTGCTGCTCCTCTCCAACCTCCGGCTCTTCAGTGCGGGCACCGCGGGCGAAGACCAGGCGAGGCGCGGCTTCTACGATACCAGCTCCTTCCTCCGCGGCGACGTGCTGGAAGTGCCCCGGACGCACCTGACCCACTACGGCATCTACCTGGGCGACAACCGAGTGGCGCACATGATGCCCGACATCCTGTTGGCCCTGACCGACGACACGGGGCTCACCCAGAAGGTGGTGTCCAACAAGCGTCTCATCCTGGGCGTCATTGGCAGGGTAGCGAGCATCCGCGTGGACACCGTGGAGGACTTCGCCTACGGAGCCGACATCCTGGTCAATCACCTGGACCAGTCCCTCAAGAAGAAGGCGCTGCTCAACGAAGAGGTGGCGCAGAGGGCCGAGAAGCTGCTGGGCATGACCTCCTACAGCCTCCTGTGGAACAACTGCGAGCACTTCGTGACCTACTGCAGGTTCGGCACCCCGGTCAGCCCCCAGGCCGACAAG GCTTTAATCCCCATCTAG
- the LRAT gene encoding lecithin retinol acyltransferase isoform X2, with amino-acid sequence MKNPMLEALSLLLEKLLLLSNLRLFSAGTAGEDQARRGFYDTSSFLRGDVLEVPRTHLTHYGIYLGDNRVAHMMPDILLALTDDTGLTQKVVSNKRLILGVIGRVASIRVDTVEDFAYGADILVNHLDQSLKKKALLNEEVAQRAEKLLGMTSYSLLWNNCEHFVTYCRFGTPVSPQADKFCENVKIIIRDQRSVLASAVLGLASIVCLGLASYTTLPAIFIPFFLWMAG; translated from the exons ATGAAGAACCCCATGCTGGAGGCGCTGTCCCTGTTGCTGGAGAAGCTGCTGCTCCTCTCCAACCTCCGGCTCTTCAGTGCGGGCACCGCGGGCGAAGACCAGGCGAGGCGCGGCTTCTACGATACCAGCTCCTTCCTCCGCGGCGACGTGCTGGAAGTGCCCCGGACGCACCTGACCCACTACGGCATCTACCTGGGCGACAACCGAGTGGCGCACATGATGCCCGACATCCTGTTGGCCCTGACCGACGACACGGGGCTCACCCAGAAGGTGGTGTCCAACAAGCGTCTCATCCTGGGCGTCATTGGCAGGGTAGCGAGCATCCGCGTGGACACCGTGGAGGACTTCGCCTACGGAGCCGACATCCTGGTCAATCACCTGGACCAGTCCCTCAAGAAGAAGGCGCTGCTCAACGAAGAGGTGGCGCAGAGGGCCGAGAAGCTGCTGGGCATGACCTCCTACAGCCTCCTGTGGAACAACTGCGAGCACTTCGTGACCTACTGCAGGTTCGGCACCCCGGTCAGCCCCCAGGCCGACAAG ttctgTGAGAATGTGAAGATAATTATTCGTGATCAGAGAAGTGTTCTTGCTTCAGCAGTCTTGGGGTTGGCATCTATAGTCTGTCTGGGCTTGGCATCATATACTACCCTTCCTGcaatttttattccattcttctTATGGATGGCTGGCTAA